A region from the Planktothrix sp. FACHB-1365 genome encodes:
- a CDS encoding DUF3326 domain-containing protein, whose translation MPRPYTVILIIPTGIGAAIGGYAGDGLPVARAIAQVADPLITHPNVLNGAQLYWPIPNSLYVEGYALDQFAAGTWGLQTVHQNRVGLLLDQAIEPELRLRHLQVADAARATLGLSLTDYVITDAPLNVELRTSESGASWGTIGNPDSLLRAAERLITEAKAEAIAVVARFPEAENSSVLEAYRHGQGVDPLAGAEAVISHLIVRTFQIPCAHAPALSPLPLDPELSPRSAAEELGYTFLPCVLVGLSRAPQFVTSATSGTIWADQVDAVVVPATACGGSAILSLSRRDAPRNAPRDAPRNAPRNAPRDAPWRVSTPQIITVGENKTRMQVTPERLGIQAVQVNSYLEALGILVAHKAGVDPNALRPNLLSLRQLKYY comes from the coding sequence ATGCCTCGTCCTTATACCGTTATTTTAATCATCCCAACAGGCATCGGTGCGGCCATTGGAGGGTATGCAGGGGATGGTTTACCCGTTGCTAGGGCGATAGCTCAAGTTGCAGATCCTTTAATTACCCATCCCAACGTTCTCAATGGTGCTCAACTCTATTGGCCCATACCCAATAGTTTGTATGTGGAAGGATATGCTTTGGATCAGTTTGCGGCGGGAACGTGGGGACTCCAAACGGTTCACCAGAACCGAGTTGGGTTACTTTTGGATCAAGCCATTGAACCGGAATTACGGCTGAGACATTTACAAGTGGCTGACGCAGCTAGAGCAACGTTAGGCTTAAGCTTAACAGACTATGTAATTACCGATGCGCCTCTGAATGTGGAACTGAGAACCTCCGAGTCCGGTGCTTCCTGGGGAACGATTGGCAACCCGGACAGTTTGTTACGAGCCGCAGAACGGTTAATTACAGAAGCCAAAGCTGAGGCCATTGCTGTTGTCGCCCGTTTTCCCGAAGCCGAAAATAGTAGTGTTTTAGAAGCTTATCGTCATGGACAGGGCGTTGATCCCTTAGCGGGAGCAGAAGCAGTGATCAGCCATTTAATTGTCCGCACCTTTCAAATTCCCTGTGCCCATGCTCCAGCCCTTTCTCCCCTTCCCCTCGATCCTGAATTATCCCCTCGTTCGGCGGCGGAGGAACTGGGATATACCTTTCTCCCCTGTGTATTAGTCGGGTTAAGTCGCGCCCCCCAGTTCGTAACTTCTGCCACTTCTGGGACAATTTGGGCGGATCAAGTGGATGCGGTGGTGGTTCCCGCAACAGCCTGTGGAGGGTCTGCTATCCTGAGTTTGAGCCGTAGAGACGCGCCAAGAAATGCACCAAGAGACGCGCCAAGAAACGCACCAAGAAACGCACCAAGAGACGCGCCATGGCGCGTCTCTACCCCTCAAATTATTACCGTTGGGGAAAATAAAACCCGAATGCAAGTCACCCCAGAACGGTTAGGAATTCAAGCCGTACAGGTAAACTCTTATTTAGAGGCTTTAGGAATTTTAGTGGCGCATAAAGCTGGAGTTGATCCGAATGCCTTGCGTCCGAATTTATTATCCTTAAGGCAACTTAAATATTATTAG
- a CDS encoding phasin family protein, translated as MPGFGDLFQKAVYLGVGLASYAGEKASKTLAELRTDAQKLADELVKRGEMTTEEARRFVEDTIQQVQQPPTEPPLSSPKPEPRRIEILDDEEPTPVDEGVEKLRKQVQDLQDELRRLQQ; from the coding sequence ATGCCGGGTTTCGGAGATCTTTTCCAAAAAGCCGTTTACTTGGGGGTGGGTTTAGCCTCCTATGCTGGCGAAAAAGCCAGTAAAACCCTAGCAGAATTACGCACGGATGCCCAGAAATTAGCCGATGAACTCGTGAAACGGGGCGAAATGACAACGGAAGAAGCCCGTCGTTTTGTGGAAGATACAATTCAGCAAGTTCAACAACCGCCAACTGAACCGCCGCTTTCATCTCCTAAGCCTGAACCCCGTCGCATTGAAATTTTAGATGATGAGGAACCCACTCCCGTCGATGAAGGGGTGGAAAAGTTAAGAAAACAGGTGCAAGATTTACAGGACGAATTGCGACGCTTACAGCAATAG